In Gemmatimonadota bacterium, a single window of DNA contains:
- a CDS encoding redoxin domain-containing protein: MSKTFQNRAEAFAWLSQNDSRAPKAGDLAPDFELSDINGENPVRLSQLCKDKPVALIFGSFTUPPFVREAVSLRDLYATYHKQIHFLVIYIREAHPEDGWKLKDTGIYDPKTLAERRKVAKTCEDAMQYGIRTYVDDMDDAVMNDYIAWPERLYLIGTDNRIAYAGKHGPYGFSPKELKAAIDHITR; the protein is encoded by the coding sequence ATGTCCAAAACCTTCCAAAATCGCGCCGAAGCCTTTGCCTGGCTCAGCCAAAATGACTCCCGTGCGCCCAAAGCAGGAGACCTCGCACCGGACTTTGAACTATCGGATATCAACGGCGAAAACCCCGTGCGCCTCTCGCAACTATGCAAAGACAAACCCGTTGCACTCATCTTCGGCAGCTTCACATGACCGCCCTTTGTCCGCGAGGCAGTTAGCCTCCGCGACCTCTATGCAACATATCACAAACAGATCCACTTTCTCGTCATCTACATCCGCGAAGCCCATCCAGAAGACGGCTGGAAACTCAAAGACACGGGCATCTACGACCCAAAAACCCTTGCAGAACGCCGAAAAGTTGCAAAAACATGCGAAGATGCCATGCAATACGGCATACGCACCTACGTTGACGACATGGACGACGCCGTCATGAACGACTATATCGCCTGGCCCGAACGCCTCTACTTAATCGGCACAGACAACCGCATCGCCTATGCCGGCAAACACGGGCCCTATGGATTCAGCCCCAAAGAACTCAAAGCGGCAATAGATCACATCACCCGTTGA